TGTATGGATACTTTATTCCTATCCATCAGACAGCCCTTGGTTCTCCATCTTACCACAactaaacaaatgtttgttttcatctccATAGTTACGATGAGTGTGTTGGCCCAGGTTCGACTCAGATCTACCTACCTACAGAAGACCCGCCCCCTTACTCCCTATTGGACCCCTGTCAGAGAGGGGCAGAGCAGGAGGAGCAGCCTAACTACATCAGTCTGGATCCATCTCCAAACTACGGAGAGAGCTCAGCCAGTGGTGCCTGGTTCTCCCCCTCCCACTACCCGCTGGGACTACAGGAGCAGGAACATCAACACGTTGCATCCATCTCCTTCCCGCTGGAGGCGGCGCCGCCTTATGAGTCAGTGTTGGCCGAGCAGGGACAGCCCCTCCCTCTCATGCCATGCGACCTTTATAAACACCAATCAGAGAGGGAAGATGATGGCAATTCCCGGCAGCCAGGGGCGAACCAGATCTTGTAGGACAATTAATTTGTTTCTTTCACTTGCGCCTTTGGTTGTCCCcggttgaattaaaaaaacacttgtgaTGTGGGCACAAAATGGCTGTTAGGAGCAGCTGTGACACCAAACAATGGACACTAATGAGATTTTCCACACAGTTGCTAACACCTACACCTGTAATAAGGCTGACAATGAGCATCTCAGTGGACTGAAATTAACCCCGGGACTCcagtttttaacaatttaactCCAGTTTGTTTTTGGACGAAGTACAAACTCACCTATTGCGctgtattttaaagtttttggaAAGACAGATTCTCTTATACAAAGGATTGTCGCCCCACTGATGCTCCCTTTGACGAAGACTCTTCCCATTAACACCATTGTCTTGTTTAGGTTTTGCCATATATTGACTGTTTTATCTCCCTTTCTTCAACCAGGACTAATTATGAAGAGTCATGTTTGGAATACGCTACAAAATGCTAACTTCTTCTCATCACACTGTAGAGGTCGAAAAGTCGACTTAGCCTGTAGAAGAAAGACTGAATGCAAACAATATCCATGTGGTGTTTAGTAGAATAGTATAAGGTAAGgtatacacaagcacacagagtACTCCCCCCTCCCATCTCGTTTGGTATGATCCTCACCTTCCAGTCTATTTAAATGACGTTTTGGACAAGAGTATAATTACCACTGAGTTGTGTACGACATCCTTAACACCCAGAACACACATCTGCAGTCTTTCTAGTGTTCAAACATTTAGAGCAGTGTGTTGTTCTGTAGCTTCCAGTGTGGTGGTAGCATCCTCGTGCTTAGAAGAACGATTTTGTGATGAAATGGTCGTGAACATGAAATCCAATCTAATTAGGAAACTATACCTGGCATTATCAACACTCAGTTGTGTCATACTGTATACTGCTTTCAAGTAATAAGTCACCATGATGATGTTGTTTAGGTCATTGTTAAATATCTGCAGCACAGCCTACATCTATAATTACCAGAATGAGAACCACTATTGTACAAATTGCCATAACTCTTtctatatatacactgtatattaaaataatattctgTAACTGGACCCCAGCAGCAAAATGTAGCCCGGAGCCCGCCTCCTGATGAGGTCGGGGTTGATGCATCAGAGAAGTTACACATTAAACTGTAGACCATAACAAACTGTTTACTGGAGAGATGGATGCTTCTGCCTTTGTCCATTTGTCACACGTTCATGAAGGGAAGCACTTGGCTTGCGCGATCACGGAGGACGTCCTCATACACATTTAACGCCATGATACGGCCACATAGTGAGCAATAGTGACTTAACAgacatgattttatttttagattgcCACTTTAAAACAAAGGGTTTCAGTTGCCTAACCCTAACTATACCTCAACCATgatttagtttaattttgtgTATAATGAGTAAGTGCAAAAATgtagaacatttgaaaaataaacagaatcCAGGCTTCATTAAGTGTGGCCATTTGGAAATATCACTAAATTGCATGAGACAATTTCTCACGTTGAGCACATAAATGCGTGTCGTTTTTTCTTTAAGTAAAACTCCCACAGGAAAAGGCGTAGTCCACCAACAAAACCCCTGTAGTCCAACGTCATCATGCATTCACAACAAGGGGTAGCGATCCTTAAACAGTCATAATTACATGAAGTGACTAAGGACAGTAAATTACATGCATAACATATTATCTTATCACTGCATGAAGAACGACGCTAAGAACAAAGTGCTGCATTTATAATCAACAATGTGTACAACCACACTTAACAAAAGGTGAATTGTGTATGTCACATTACTAAAGCcataagaaaaagaaaccagCTCTTTGCTGCTGTGCCTGAGAGCTGAATGCCTCCTCCATGGCCACCAGAGACCCTTCACATCACCTCAAAGCTCTTTCTATGTTCTATCATTTCCCACATTCTGACAAAGACAGAAGCAATGGAGAGTGTTTGAATATTAGCGTGTGTTAGTTCTCCTGTAGACAACACATCGCCATGTATCACCAGTTATTGATGCAGGAAGTCATCTGAGGCTCAATAACAATGCAAATGTTAATCATAATTTAAGAATAATGTCTACATTCTTTTgttccttcatttaaaaaaaaaaaaaaaaaaacaaaaaaaggtccTTGTGTGGCATTGTCTTGTGTTAAAATACGTGCCTAATAGGCCTCAGACTGTTAGCTTGAACATTGTAGCCACAAAATGATAATCTCAATGCAACTAAGCCAGCGCTTTGCactgttgcatgttttttagTATGAGGTATTCATTACTGATGTGATATGGAAGATCTTCTCATTATTTGATTCCCTAGATGAATTGTTTGGTAGATAGTGATGACAGATTTTATTGAGGGAAACAAATGAGACATCTtaactaaataactaactaactaatttGCTCAGTTCACATTCTAAGTTCTGTCCCAGCATTGCATTTAGCGGTTGAGCCGTTCAGAGTCATGAGTACGTAAACAAAACTGTTAACTACTGGATCAGTCACTCTTTAACCACCATCTCCAATCGgattctttgtttt
This portion of the Etheostoma cragini isolate CJK2018 chromosome 17, CSU_Ecrag_1.0, whole genome shotgun sequence genome encodes:
- the bean1 gene encoding protein BEAN1 isoform X1, producing the protein MLMKLICSAVSSNQSHGEYPDCRSERESGGEASLLVSPLVVAGIVIGLVLFLSCITIIVGSLRKDSRLRNPHLRASYGLDGFSYGGSVGELRSTCLEDFPPGLDFDSYRETLSQVNNLYPDSPPRYDECVGPGSTQIYLPTEDPPPYSLLDPCQRGAEQEEQPNYISLDPSPNYGESSASGAWFSPSHYPLGLQEQEHQHVASISFPLEAAPPYESVLAEQGQPLPLMPCDLYKHQSEREDDGNSRQPGANQIL
- the bean1 gene encoding protein BEAN1 isoform X2, coding for MLMKLICSVSSNQSHGEYPDCRSERESGGEASLLVSPLVVAGIVIGLVLFLSCITIIVGSLRKDSRLRNPHLRASYGLDGFSYGGSVGELRSTCLEDFPPGLDFDSYRETLSQVNNLYPDSPPRYDECVGPGSTQIYLPTEDPPPYSLLDPCQRGAEQEEQPNYISLDPSPNYGESSASGAWFSPSHYPLGLQEQEHQHVASISFPLEAAPPYESVLAEQGQPLPLMPCDLYKHQSEREDDGNSRQPGANQIL